In a genomic window of Paramicrobacterium chengjingii:
- a CDS encoding ABC transporter ATP-binding protein, with translation MLVRLLKHYLKPHAPLLIGVVVFQFAQAVASLYLPTLNADIIDEGVAKGDTEYIIRVGLLMLGISLGQVVCSIIAVYFGAKAAMALGRDVRTAVFDKVSAFSEREVAEVGAPSLITRTTNDVQQVQMLVLMSCTLMVMAPILAIGGVIMALQQDVQLSWLMAVSIPVLLIFVMFIISRMVPLFRAMQKRIDAVNQVLREQLTGIRVIRAFVRERTERERFNIANVNVTDTTLRAGRYMALMFPVVMIVLNVSSVAVIWFGAFRVQDGDIQVGTVMAFLQYLMQILMAVMMSTFMFMMLPRATVCAERIGEVLHTDPSVEFPDVGVTHMPQQGRVEVRNVTFSYPGAEQPVLDDISFTVEPGTTTAVIGSTGAGKTTFVGLLPRLFDATKGSVQVGGVDVKALDPDALWASIGLVPQKPYLFSGTVASNLRYGKPDASDEELWQALTTAQARDFVMSLSDGLDAPIAQGGTNVSGGQRQRLAIARALVKRPGILVFDDSFSALDVSTDARLRRALRRDAGSATQIVVAQRVSTITGADQIVVLDEGRVVGIGTHDSLLETNDTYREIVESQLTAEDAA, from the coding sequence GGCCTCCTGATGCTCGGCATCTCGCTCGGCCAGGTGGTCTGCTCGATCATCGCCGTGTACTTCGGTGCGAAGGCGGCGATGGCGCTCGGACGTGATGTGCGCACGGCGGTCTTCGACAAAGTTTCGGCGTTCTCCGAGCGCGAGGTGGCCGAGGTCGGCGCACCATCGCTCATCACACGCACGACGAACGACGTGCAGCAGGTTCAGATGCTCGTGCTGATGAGCTGCACCCTCATGGTCATGGCGCCCATTCTCGCCATCGGTGGCGTGATCATGGCACTGCAGCAGGACGTTCAACTCTCGTGGCTGATGGCTGTTTCGATTCCTGTGCTCTTGATCTTCGTCATGTTCATCATCTCGCGGATGGTGCCGCTCTTCCGAGCAATGCAGAAGCGTATCGACGCCGTCAATCAGGTGCTCAGGGAACAGCTCACCGGTATTCGCGTGATCAGAGCGTTCGTGCGTGAACGCACCGAGCGCGAGCGGTTCAACATCGCAAACGTCAATGTCACAGACACAACCCTCCGCGCTGGCAGGTACATGGCGCTGATGTTCCCCGTCGTCATGATCGTGCTCAACGTGTCGAGCGTCGCTGTCATCTGGTTCGGTGCGTTCCGTGTGCAAGACGGCGACATTCAGGTGGGCACAGTGATGGCCTTCCTTCAATACCTCATGCAGATTCTCATGGCCGTCATGATGTCGACGTTCATGTTCATGATGCTGCCGCGTGCGACGGTCTGTGCCGAGCGGATCGGCGAGGTGCTGCACACCGACCCGAGCGTCGAGTTTCCGGATGTCGGCGTGACCCATATGCCACAGCAGGGCAGGGTCGAGGTGCGCAATGTGACATTCAGCTATCCCGGTGCGGAGCAGCCGGTTCTCGACGACATCTCGTTTACCGTCGAACCCGGAACCACGACGGCGGTCATCGGTTCGACTGGTGCAGGCAAGACAACGTTTGTCGGACTGCTTCCACGGCTCTTCGACGCCACCAAAGGCAGCGTTCAGGTTGGAGGAGTCGACGTGAAAGCGCTCGACCCGGATGCGCTGTGGGCTTCGATCGGGCTCGTCCCGCAGAAGCCCTACCTCTTCAGCGGCACCGTCGCCTCAAACCTGCGATATGGCAAACCGGACGCGAGCGATGAAGAGCTCTGGCAGGCGCTCACGACAGCTCAGGCTCGTGACTTTGTGATGTCTCTGAGCGACGGTCTCGATGCGCCGATAGCACAGGGCGGCACAAACGTGTCGGGAGGGCAGCGCCAACGGCTCGCTATCGCGCGCGCACTCGTGAAGCGTCCGGGCATCCTCGTCTTTGATGACTCGTTCTCTGCGCTCGATGTATCAACCGATGCCCGTCTGAGGCGCGCACTGCGTCGCGACGCAGGCTCAGCGACGCAGATCGTCGTCGCTCAGCGAGTGTCGACGATCACGGGCGCAGACCAGATCGTTGTTCTCGACGAGGGCCGAGTCGTCGGTATCGGTACGCACGACTCGCTTCTCGAGACGAATGACACATACCGGGAGATCGTGGAATCTCAGCTCACCGCGGAGGACGCAGCATGA
- a CDS encoding PP2C family protein-serine/threonine phosphatase, translated as MNEGRDVSEATTFTDSRAVTVRGESLLLRWGAVTHVGRKREVNQDSVMGEFPLFAVADGMGGYAAGELASGAVVKHLSAFAQSNSDVTHDGIEASLRDAIVELAAEDDIDVGTGTTVTGIAFTSTEVEPFWTVFNIGDSRVYVEHDGELAQVTTDHSVVQELIAIGAISPDDAENHPQGNVITRAVGFTDDPVPDYLNVPIEKNTRWVICSDGLTKELTDYGILHFLERAPDALDAANLMVEAAVENGGRDNVTVLVLDVIAEEAPVDQTD; from the coding sequence ATGAACGAAGGGCGAGACGTGTCAGAAGCCACCACGTTCACGGACTCTCGTGCCGTGACGGTGCGTGGAGAGAGTCTTCTCCTTCGCTGGGGTGCCGTAACCCACGTCGGGCGCAAGCGCGAGGTGAATCAGGACTCCGTCATGGGGGAGTTTCCCCTTTTTGCCGTTGCCGATGGGATGGGCGGATACGCGGCAGGTGAATTGGCAAGTGGCGCCGTCGTCAAGCATCTTTCGGCATTCGCCCAGTCCAATTCCGACGTGACTCACGACGGCATCGAAGCGTCACTGCGCGACGCGATCGTCGAGCTCGCCGCTGAAGACGACATCGACGTCGGTACGGGAACGACGGTGACCGGCATAGCTTTTACCTCGACCGAGGTCGAACCATTCTGGACGGTTTTCAATATCGGAGACTCCCGGGTATACGTCGAACATGACGGCGAGCTCGCGCAAGTGACGACCGACCACTCCGTTGTGCAGGAGCTCATAGCGATCGGGGCGATCTCCCCCGACGACGCCGAGAACCATCCGCAGGGAAACGTCATCACACGGGCAGTCGGATTCACCGATGATCCTGTGCCCGATTACCTGAATGTGCCCATCGAAAAGAACACACGATGGGTCATCTGCTCAGATGGCCTCACCAAAGAACTCACCGACTACGGCATCCTCCACTTTCTCGAGCGCGCTCCCGACGCCCTCGACGCCGCGAACCTGATGGTTGAGGCCGCTGTCGAGAACGGTGGCCGGGACAATGTGACCGTCCTTGTGCTTGATGTCATCGCCGAGGAAGCACCTGTAGACCAGACGGACTGA
- a CDS encoding DUF4192 family protein has translation MITTSRVSLSAPHELLSYVPALVGMHPIDSVVFVAFRDQSTCGAMRLDRGVFTRTETGDTAIEAALDAVTRIPRLTGVLVVVYTTDSFADAGGIPHESLAAMLAPRIEKRGLAVVDMLCVAADAWGGYLDDTCCGHDLAQIAQPDDLPSGSVLDTDAELRLPEVGPDERKIFERAREVIARVPSDALSQESAPGRADGSLPQDGSEFAAAMASYVVDGTGVLDAELAFIAHLIDEPVLRDVIAYSWAWGADAGTHLWNRVVEPELFTTESIDDPWMYAFAGRIEVRPDVEHLRTAITLLKRMCALQHPEDRAPGLTLISWCYWALGLSSFSAEWQRQAVTTDGTYGLAIIMRMILDAGMNPDWAFYDPDELYSDAADPVADDSTS, from the coding sequence ATGATCACAACGTCGCGCGTCAGCCTCTCTGCGCCCCATGAGCTTCTGTCGTATGTGCCCGCGCTTGTCGGAATGCATCCCATCGATTCCGTTGTGTTTGTTGCCTTTCGAGATCAGAGTACGTGCGGGGCAATGCGCCTCGATCGCGGAGTGTTCACTCGTACAGAGACGGGAGACACCGCAATCGAGGCTGCGCTCGATGCCGTGACGCGCATTCCACGCCTGACAGGGGTGCTTGTCGTCGTCTATACGACAGACAGCTTTGCTGACGCAGGAGGCATTCCACACGAGAGTCTCGCGGCGATGCTCGCTCCACGCATAGAAAAGAGAGGACTCGCAGTCGTCGACATGCTCTGCGTCGCCGCCGATGCCTGGGGCGGGTATCTCGACGATACGTGTTGCGGCCACGACCTCGCGCAGATTGCGCAGCCGGACGACCTGCCATCCGGCAGCGTCCTTGACACCGATGCTGAGCTGAGACTTCCGGAAGTCGGTCCCGATGAGCGAAAGATTTTCGAACGAGCACGAGAGGTTATCGCTCGTGTGCCGAGTGATGCACTCTCGCAGGAATCCGCACCTGGACGTGCAGACGGCTCTCTTCCGCAGGACGGTTCCGAGTTTGCGGCGGCCATGGCCTCCTACGTCGTCGACGGGACAGGGGTGCTCGACGCAGAGCTTGCGTTCATTGCGCACCTGATCGACGAGCCAGTTTTGCGTGATGTGATCGCATATAGCTGGGCATGGGGGGCCGACGCGGGCACGCACCTCTGGAACCGTGTCGTCGAGCCGGAACTCTTCACGACAGAGAGCATCGACGATCCTTGGATGTACGCGTTCGCCGGCCGCATCGAAGTCAGGCCTGATGTCGAACACCTGCGCACTGCGATTACGCTTCTGAAGCGCATGTGCGCCCTGCAGCATCCGGAGGATCGGGCGCCGGGTCTGACATTGATCAGCTGGTGCTACTGGGCATTAGGGCTCAGTTCCTTTTCTGCGGAATGGCAGCGCCAGGCCGTCACGACTGACGGCACCTACGGGCTCGCCATCATTATGCGCATGATTCTTGACGCCGGCATGAACCCAGATTGGGCATTCTACGATCCAGACGAACTGTATTCGGACGCCGCGGACCCGGTCGCTGACGATTCGACAAGCTGA
- a CDS encoding ABC transporter ATP-binding protein — translation MSEKQAKGPGLAPGQKAMNFVPSAKRLLGRLKPERVRIAWVIVLTVISVGLNVLGPKILGNATTLVFEGSISLQIPEGVSKQQVIEGLRQNGQDQQADMISNMALVPGQGIDVDALLRTLLLALAVYALSFGFALIQALILNGVVQRTVYRMRQDVESKIHSLPLSYFDNVPRGELLSRVTNDIDNISQSLQQTMSQILTSLLTVIGVVTMMVVISPLLALVALIMVPVSVIVTAQIAKRSQKRFIAQWKSTGELNAQIEESYTGHALVKVFGRQREVSHRFREKNQELYTASFGAQFISGIIMPAMTFIGNLIYVVIAVVGGLMVSGGTLALGDIQAFIQYSRQFTQPLAQLGSMANLLQSGVASAERVFELLDADEQSPDPEQPSTPASSEGRLEFDDVSFSYSPDKPLIDNLSLVADPGSTIAIVGPTGAGKTTLVNLIMRFYEPTVGRIRLDGVDIATMTRDGLRSRTGMVLQDTWLFEGTIRDNIAYGRPDATEDEIMDAARAAYVDRFVHALPDGYDTLLGDEAENVSAGEKQLLTIARAFIAKPDILILDEATSSVDTRTEVLVQEAMGALRADRTSFVIAHRLSTIRDADVIVVMQNGHIVESGDHEQLLGAHGAYAELYRSQFEAPLDEEVGGDSLAINVVGDTPPQT, via the coding sequence ATGAGCGAAAAGCAGGCAAAGGGCCCCGGCTTGGCTCCAGGACAGAAGGCCATGAACTTCGTCCCGAGCGCGAAGCGGCTCCTCGGCCGGTTGAAACCGGAACGTGTGCGCATTGCGTGGGTGATCGTGTTGACGGTCATCAGCGTCGGACTCAACGTTCTCGGACCGAAAATCCTGGGCAACGCGACGACCCTCGTTTTCGAAGGCAGCATCTCGCTTCAGATTCCCGAGGGTGTCAGTAAACAGCAGGTGATTGAAGGTCTTCGGCAGAACGGCCAGGACCAGCAGGCAGACATGATCTCGAATATGGCGCTGGTACCGGGCCAGGGAATCGACGTTGATGCTCTGCTGCGGACGCTTCTGCTCGCCCTCGCCGTCTATGCGCTCTCATTCGGCTTTGCTCTGATCCAGGCGCTCATCCTCAACGGCGTCGTTCAGCGAACCGTGTACCGCATGCGGCAAGACGTCGAGTCGAAGATTCACTCTCTTCCGCTGAGCTATTTCGACAACGTTCCGCGTGGGGAGCTCCTCAGCCGCGTGACGAACGACATCGACAACATCTCGCAGAGCCTTCAGCAGACAATGAGCCAGATTCTCACTAGTCTGCTCACCGTGATCGGCGTCGTTACGATGATGGTCGTCATCTCGCCCCTGCTGGCACTCGTTGCGCTCATCATGGTTCCGGTCAGCGTCATTGTCACCGCGCAGATCGCCAAGCGCTCCCAGAAGCGGTTCATCGCCCAGTGGAAGTCGACGGGTGAGCTCAACGCTCAGATCGAAGAGAGTTACACAGGCCACGCGCTCGTCAAGGTGTTCGGTCGACAACGCGAAGTATCGCATCGGTTCCGGGAGAAGAATCAGGAGTTGTACACGGCAAGTTTCGGCGCTCAGTTCATCTCGGGCATCATTATGCCCGCGATGACGTTCATCGGAAACCTGATTTACGTGGTCATTGCCGTCGTCGGCGGGCTGATGGTCTCCGGTGGCACGCTGGCCCTTGGCGACATCCAGGCGTTCATCCAATACTCGCGGCAGTTCACTCAGCCGCTCGCGCAACTCGGTTCCATGGCGAACCTGTTGCAGTCAGGTGTGGCTTCTGCCGAGCGGGTGTTCGAGCTTCTCGACGCCGATGAGCAGTCACCGGATCCTGAACAGCCGAGCACACCCGCATCGTCCGAGGGGCGTCTGGAGTTCGATGACGTTTCGTTCAGCTATTCGCCGGACAAGCCGCTCATTGACAACCTCTCGCTTGTCGCGGATCCCGGAAGCACGATTGCCATCGTCGGCCCGACAGGAGCAGGTAAGACAACACTGGTCAACCTGATCATGCGATTCTATGAACCGACGGTCGGACGCATTCGACTCGACGGCGTTGATATCGCCACGATGACGAGAGACGGTCTCCGTTCGCGAACGGGGATGGTGCTTCAAGACACGTGGCTGTTCGAGGGAACAATTCGTGACAACATCGCCTACGGTCGGCCTGATGCCACAGAAGACGAAATCATGGATGCCGCACGGGCAGCGTACGTCGACCGATTCGTGCATGCGCTTCCTGACGGCTACGACACACTCCTTGGCGACGAGGCAGAGAATGTGAGTGCGGGGGAGAAGCAGCTTCTCACCATCGCCCGGGCGTTCATTGCGAAGCCAGACATTCTCATCCTTGACGAGGCGACGAGCTCTGTCGACACCCGCACGGAGGTTCTTGTTCAAGAGGCGATGGGCGCGCTGCGAGCGGATCGCACGAGTTTCGTGATCGCACATCGATTGTCGACGATCCGTGATGCAGACGTCATTGTGGTGATGCAAAACGGCCACATTGTCGAGAGTGGCGATCACGAGCAGCTTTTGGGTGCCCATGGCGCGTATGCGGAACTGTATCGTTCGCAGTTTGAAGCGCCGCTCGATGAAGAGGTGGGCGGCGACTCTCTTGCGATAAATGTCGTTGGGGATACTCCTCCACAGACCTGA